The window actctatttatttatatttttgttcattaaaaaaatatttttaaggaaacaaaataaataaaaaaagagtcatatttgaaaattataagtcCATGAAGCTCAATTTCAAAGTTGTCAGAGTATTTTGAAGCGAAAAAAAatgtagatgaaaaaaaataagttattaagtttaaaatgcattaatttaaaagtttaaaattagttAGTTTATCGGATCATCAAATTCGtttgagttgaaaaaaaattgagaactgaactaattataattaatttggtttgaattttaaataaaaatgctaattaattgaaacaatttaattattttaatgagtTATCAAATTTATCGGGTCAATTTAATTCTATGAACTTCTAGTTTATTataattcatgaaaaaaaactagttatttataaaaagaaagtaTTACCTTTAAAAGCATTGATTTCACGAGAAATCACTAATCCCACTGTCAaccattataaatttatattcctcttttttaataaaagaaaaaaaatcgtaGTACATCCTAGGTGAATTATATACACATAGACGACACGCACTAAAATAAACACCAACctagacaagaaaaagaacatttagcaattatatatgttggaaacaatttaaattttaaatttttagatattgtttaaatttaaaaagagatattgttttatttttaagatgtttaaaattaaagatatattttatattctataAATTAGATATTTGTTTCTATTTCTAAAATTGTAATGttagatttatatataaatatctttaaGATAAGAAGAATTACTAAGGATCATTATCTTAGGTGAGAGAAATAAGTCATATTAAGAGGAAACGTATAAATATATAGATTGTGAatgtaaaaatgataatttaaaatgtattggttaaataaattgaaattgagTTTGTGAATATAAAAGTAAGAGTCTgaattatgttaaataaatttgtgattttttctattaatttcatttatgatattatctattattcttaattatgtgaattttgaataatgataataataagagTTTGTCATTTTTCTCCACCAATATATATGTTAACAAATACTATTTGGTAGTGGAAGGTGATTGGATTCGGATGTGGAAGTAGATTGCTTTAAGTTCTGACCATGCACATCATGGAAGACAAAATTTTGGTAATATGCATGCCTCCTGTAAGTATGCATGTTTTGACTCGAACAATAATTGGGTGTTGTGAAGCTTATGTTAACCAATCTCTACATAACTGTTGGCAAGGATAAACATAAACTGTAGTTTAGAAGTGACCTCTCACCAAActacattttaattaagaacAAGCACATCCAATTCAAATCAAATTGTGTATATATAAGCTAGAAGCAACTCCTGTGCACaggcaaagaaaaaaataatcaaaaacagTAGGTTTGTGCTTTAAAAAGAGAATgtgtaaaacaataaaatattttgaaaaaattaacatgTCAACACGTGGTAATCAAATTAGaggcaaaataattttaatatatctattgataataaaaaaaatagtattccctctgttttaaaatatttgttgtctaaaattattattttatactaactaagaaaaagtaaaaagcaaatgaaaaaaattaataattttataaaattatccttatatcatcataatttttttttataaatttttttatccaccACCATTGGtattataagagatataaatgaaaaaaatattaatattatattaaaaattaaaataataataacaatttttttcacttacaCGCTAATTACATGAGGCAGAGAGATATTACTAGTTTATTTATGAATCCGCACAATTGTGTGTTGTGAACTTTAGTTTTCTtagtttctttcttaatttcttgtgttattaaagtttgattttgattcccATGATTTTAATTACTACTAAAACATCATCAATGCTTTGAAACTTTAAATTAGTCAAGTAAAGCCTCTTTAATTTACTTTACGTTAATGactttcttaaatttaaattttacttaaaagtaATGTGGGATGACACCATTATCATATTGTTGCTGaccagaaaaaataattatcatatcgTTTAAAAATGATAACAGATTAATGTAAGCCAGGCGCAGTGAGAATTAATTATATCACCagtttataaaaagagaaatgcTAATATTTACTAACAGAATTTCATCAAATTGATGCACGAAGAGTGTACTTtcttaaatcatattttaactaatatttatttcaacTAATGGTATCAATTCACGTATTCATTCATGCATTTTGTGCGTGAATGCTTCATGCTGAATATCAGtcttgttatataaaaaaaaatatacacataatattattacaattaaaataaataaatggaataaaattttgaaatcaatattAGGTGAAAAAATGTACAAATTTCATAGTTTGATGACAAAATCGGCAAAAAACGTGAAAGATAAGTAGCcaaaaaatgcaattaaaccttaatattataataattttatggtttaaggtttttaaaaaaagaaaatactttaatttaattattatgtcaggatttaaaattaattaacttaaattaaaatgaactaattataaataataaaaataagttacttGTTACGAAAAAAAGtgagttaataataaaaaaacaaaaaaaaactcctaCATATACTCCAattcaaaagtaaatattaaaacaatgaTCTTCGCTCATATGCCATATTAGGATCGGAATTCTCATCCATCATATCTATCGAAATATAGAATTCAATTGTTTGCTATGCTATTATGATTGCTTGagttttctttcttattctaTTCAGTTGTAAAACTTTGACGCTTTTCAGTAGAAGACATGGATATCACTTCATGGTCACCAATGATCATGTCTACATCCTATTAATTAGTAAAaagaaatttctttcctttttgacaAAGTAGATTAACATGAAAAAGCTATTGAGGGAATAGCCGACCCCAACTATCCAGAGGatctcaaattaataattaaacttgCATAACTAAAAGTGAAAGTTATTAGCATATTTTGATTTCCATTATCTAGcagtattaaattaaattttcaattatttgcCATGTTTTTGTTGCGTGGGGTTTCTTTGAGATTCAATTCAGCAAAACCACGAGTCTTCTAAATGGAAGACAGCAATATTATTGATAGCAACCAATGACGATGTCACTCAATCCATGATGTTTTTATCTAGAAAGTCAAGTGCCAGAGTTATCTTCTATAAGCTTAATTTTGATAGAATAGACTACCCAACTTGATCATAAGTAGAAAACTCCAAACTCAAacgttaatttcttttacacatATCATTGCTAATATCCCAGTAAGACGAATTAACAAACAAAATCGACTGACTCTGCACATTGAATTGATGTTGGCATGTacacaattattaattaattaatcggTTGgtgattatttaatataaacatAGTTACTAGAGATTATGACATGAGGGCAAATCTTGAggatcaaataaaagaaattacgcGCTTTGCAGCTTAACAATGGTAGATTAGTCTTATTATTTATTGGTTTTAAATTTTCTGTTTGTCTTCCATTTACATTCTAACTTATCTTTTTGTTGAATAGAATTGAATCATTaatttcatcttctttttttttttttactattttttctttctctcggTTTATATTTGCATTGTTGACATGATATCAAAAACAAACTTGATTCAAGCCACAATTTTCATAGATCCAATTATCAGTCACTACAGTTCGCGTAGTTCATACTacattaaatgataattttttgttttgcaacaACAGATTCATTCACAATAAATCAGGCtaatttttagacaaaattaagatttaaaggATTTGATTATTCACTTTGTACGATTGGATCATCGTGACGAGACTAAGAGAGAGAAACACTGTTCGCATTagcaactcttttttttttgtttttctttcaatagTATAGTTGCGTTTTAaacattcattatttttaagttttctttttttttttatacaaaattgtTGCTATGCtattgaaaattacaaatattagaTATGTAAATATAGaaacattattattagtattaactACAATGATTATTAGAATCATAACCAATGATTTATTAGATTCTAATAATCATTGGTTATGATTCTAATAATCATTGTagttaatactaataataatgtttCTATATTTACATATCTAATAAATCATTGGTTATGATTCTAATAATCATTGTagttaatactaataataatgtttCTATATTTACATatctaataacaaataaaatgttGCAAGACAAAGATGTTGCAAAAATTGATTATGATATCCTCTTAATTAGAATTTACTAGtgtttatactttataatatcagcaaaaaaaaagaaaagagtacCACTTAAAATGTATTGTTTAACTAAAATCAACAGTATTTcacataaaaaactaaaatcaacaaTATTAAAGAATcaactaaagataaaattatagaaaaatggatagttaagaaaaactaataaaataatacctatttttaaGGGGGGAAATCACTTAAATCttgttaattgattaattaagaaaatcgtTGTCGTTCCAAATATACTTTAAATCACATAATTAGGCCAGGATAGGCCCTgccattatattatttattagtgcagatttgaaattaattttgatatgttaTGAGTATAAAAAACTTTACATTATCAATTAgaaattactttaaatatactttttaaattaattataaaagttaactaTTTCATTATATGTAATAATCCAAGACTAAATAGcagtgtaatttttattttttttactgtcaatacattctaaaaaatattaattggatgttgaaaatgtcataTTAGGCTTAAAATAACTAATACCAACCAAATAgatcaataattatataaagcAAGCCTACTTAACATAACATGAAGACTAATCTGGCTTGAGTCATTTAAACTCCTACTTCTAATAAAACTCGAAGAAGTTTCTTTCAAAACGTTATGTAATAGTATTAAAATACACACAGATATTGGAACATTTTGGAATGATAGTCCTTAATCGGCATggttaaaaatgagaaaacagAGGCTTGATTAAGTCAGAAATTCACAACAAGAGTCCAGAGGAAGGAAATGGTCTTTGGCTAAGAAAACATATGCGATATTCCACTTCTCATAAATGGCGAcgaatatatatacatactacGTTCATAACCAGCTTTGCACGAAAGCAACATTTGACCCGCGAAAGACCCATTTTTGGCAGAAAGCTGATATGAATAAACAACTCATTTCTCTACCTAGCTTCTCCGGCACCTTAAATATATTAACTCCAAAGTCCAAAATACACCAGTGATTCCTTTTATACCGTAATAAATATTCCCCCCACTCAACACCTGTTTCCATTAACACTTTTTTTCCCATCCTAAAAAAATAACCCTTCTTCCTACGTCACATAATTTGAAACTTCCTCCTATGTGTACCACTTATTCTAAAACTTGATGACATAATACGAATAACAACCTTTCAAAATCCATTGTTTTTCTTTGCTACGAAGCTAGCTACGAAAGCTTATCTAGCGACCAAACTATTCCACTCTCAATTTCCCTTGATTACTTAAACAATATCTGGAAAATCATCTCTCAAAAGCTTCTGTATCTCAGATCATGTATGTACCAATTTTAGGATGAAGTTATTAGTCTCACCAAATCGAAACAAATTTGATGTTAGATAAAAAGGTGTTTAATTAAGGCACTTCTTCTTCCAACTGGCAAAAGAGGAACTATTAAAAGCATGTAGTATTTAATAGTATTACCACCAAGTAATTAGTGGAACTATTAACTAAAGGAAGACTACCACCATAACCTAGACAGCTGCCATTTGATTTTGAGGTTTGAAAGCCAATGTTTTCAAGTGCGATAAgtgtatatttataattaatagtaatataaaCTTTGGGTTGAGAACCCCAAATAATTCGAGAACATTTGGATATATCATCCCTCCTTAGCTGGCAAGGTCCCCACACTCCACCAAAGACAAGTCAACCCACATATCTATCTCTCTTGCACTCTACACGTTTGTAAATTTTTCCCAACCACTTCCACCACCTCCAAACCCCAATGAACCTTCACACTCATAATTGCCTCCTCTTAAAgcactccctatatatagttTCTTTCACAACTTTGCATGCACTCCAAGCCCTCACCAAATACTTCTCTTGGCATTTTGtgtcccttctctctttctcttgctCGATATTTTCcaaccaaaataattattaaaaccaAACGTAGCTAGGCACCACTGCTAGGAATGGCAAGTGAGATATTTCTTGCCCTTCTGATCACAACCTTTGTGGTTGCAGCCTCTGCTGGTAACTTCAACCAAGACTTTGAGATAACATGGGGTGATGGTCGTGCCAAAATCCTCAATAGTGGGGAACTTCTCACCTTGTCCCTAGACAAGACCTCTGGCTCTGGATTTCGTTCTAGGAATGAGTACTTGTTTGGAAAAATTGACATGCAACTAAAACTCGTGCCTGGTAACTCTGCAGGCACAGTCACAGCTTATTATGTAAGTGTGCTACCCTGCATGTGGTTCTTTATCAGTCAATTTAGTTATGCCATATCAAATGTTTTGGCACGAAAAATtgaatcaaaaaataataataactatataTTTGGTTGTAAATGATGCAGCTATCTTCTCTTGGGGATACTCATgatgaaattgattttgaatttctggGTAACTTGAGTGGTGATCCTTATATTCTTCATACAAACGTATTCACACAAGGGAAAGGTAACAGGGAACAGCAGTTCTATCTGTGGTTCGACCCCACCCAGGACTTCCACACATATTCCATTCTTTGGAATCCTCAGAGCATCATGTAAATATATGCAtacctcttttctctctttatgcCCTGCTTCATTAATTGTATAGGATAGCTATAACttgaccaaaaaacaaaaaatgtaaactatacTTTATAatcataagtttaatttaacAGCTTAATTGTTGTTGtcgttgaaaaaaaatttaaaataattattataaaagtgaaaaaaacttatataaaatgGTCTGTCATCATCAGATATAGGTCAAAAACTGTTTACATGTacataaacaatttttaatatttattaaaacttaattgagaagttaaataaagtaataaacaaTAACTAGAAGATATCTGTACTAACTTTATGATtaaccttttttgttttgtattctCATGTTAGATTCTCTGTGGATGGGACACCCATAAGGGAGTTCAAGAATCTTGAATCAAAAGGGGTTTCTTTTCCCAAAAACCAACCCATGAGGATATATTCAAGCCTTTGGAACGCTGATGATTGGGCCACAAGGGGAGGCCTAGTGAAGACTGATTGGAGCCAAGCCCCATTCACAGCCTCTTACAGAAAGTTCAATGCCCAAGCATGTGTTTGGACTTCTTCTTCAGGCTCATCTTGCTCCTCCAACAATCCATCATCAAACCAAGCATGGTTGAAACAATCACTGGATTCAACAGGGCAAGCTAGGATTCAGTGGGTCCAAAAGAACTACATGATTTACAACTACTGCACTGACACTAAGCGTTTCCCACAGGGCCTTCCTCCTGAGTGCACAATCGCATGAAAACAAAACTATTTCATATTATAAACCTCTCATACCTcatgaattcattttttttttcttgtcttgtgtaaattaataaaaacactATAGGGCTCCTCGGTTTATACT of the Glycine max cultivar Williams 82 chromosome 13, Glycine_max_v4.0, whole genome shotgun sequence genome contains:
- the LOC100807063 gene encoding probable xyloglucan endotransglucosylase/hydrolase protein 23-like precursor is translated as MASEIFLALLITTFVVAASAGNFNQDFEITWGDGRAKILNSGELLTLSLDKTSGSGFRSRNEYLFGKIDMQLKLVPGNSAGTVTAYYLSSLGDTHDEIDFEFLGNLSGDPYILHTNVFTQGKGNREQQFYLWFDPTQDFHTYSILWNPQSIIFSVDGTPIREFKNLESKGVSFPKNQPMRIYSSLWNADDWATRGGLVKTDWSQAPFTASYRKFNAQACVWTSSSGSSCSSNNPSSNQAWLKQSLDSTGQARIQWVQKNYMIYNYCTDTKRFPQGLPPECTIA